A genomic segment from Candidatus Methylomirabilis tolerans encodes:
- a CDS encoding D-aminoacylase, with translation MYDLVIRGADLIDGTGSPARRTDLAVAGDRIAEIGRIAPSSGYRVIEATGLTLSSGFVDIHSHSDYHLLLQPTADSAVRQGVTLEIGGNCGYAAAPIWGPWLEERTAMYRDLYGLDHAWQGVADYFARLEATGISENFGLLIGHNTLRGSAMGGANRPPSSQELGAMIEGARQGMAEGALGLSTGLVYAPACFSRPEELTTIAAAVRECGGILTCHMRSESDGLLEAIDEIIGVAEKAEIPLQISHLKTSGERNWPKLHEALQRIEEARARGVDVSCDRYPYIASNTGLQAILPDWALEGGQRGRVERLRNPAARVRIMQELTTHYPSDYWFRLMISEVTREENRCYEGLRVGEAAARTATSPIDFALDLLIAEQMQVDAIFFTMCEKNLDTILQKPYAMIGSDSGCRGHEGPLSHGRPHPRTFGTFPRVLGHFLRERKILDLPTAVRKMTWEPCRKLGLLDRGRLQTGCVADLVLFDSATVSDTATYEAPIQYPIGIHHVFINGVSVVEAGEHTRARPGRVVRRA, from the coding sequence ATGTATGACCTAGTGATTCGAGGCGCTGACCTGATCGACGGCACCGGGAGCCCCGCGCGGCGGACTGACCTCGCCGTAGCCGGTGACCGAATCGCAGAGATCGGGCGAATCGCCCCATCCTCGGGGTATCGGGTGATCGAGGCCACCGGCCTCACGCTTTCCTCTGGCTTCGTGGATATTCATTCGCATTCCGATTACCATCTCCTACTTCAACCGACGGCTGACAGCGCCGTGCGACAGGGAGTGACCCTTGAAATCGGGGGCAATTGCGGCTACGCGGCTGCCCCGATATGGGGACCATGGCTCGAAGAACGGACGGCCATGTACCGTGACCTCTACGGCCTTGACCATGCTTGGCAGGGAGTGGCTGACTACTTCGCGCGACTGGAGGCTACGGGGATCTCCGAAAACTTTGGCCTCCTGATCGGCCATAACACACTGCGCGGCTCGGCCATGGGAGGCGCCAATCGCCCGCCCTCATCACAGGAGCTAGGGGCAATGATTGAGGGAGCGCGACAAGGGATGGCCGAGGGCGCACTTGGTTTGTCTACAGGCCTGGTGTACGCTCCAGCCTGCTTCTCCAGGCCTGAGGAGCTCACGACAATTGCCGCCGCAGTACGGGAGTGTGGCGGCATCCTGACCTGCCACATGCGGAGCGAAAGCGACGGGCTGCTTGAGGCGATCGACGAGATCATCGGAGTGGCGGAGAAGGCGGAAATCCCGCTTCAGATCTCACATCTGAAGACCTCTGGCGAGCGCAACTGGCCGAAGCTTCACGAGGCGCTTCAGCGTATTGAAGAGGCACGAGCACGAGGCGTTGACGTCTCCTGCGACCGGTACCCCTACATCGCCTCCAACACCGGGCTGCAAGCGATCCTGCCGGATTGGGCCCTGGAAGGCGGACAACGAGGGCGAGTCGAGCGACTACGCAACCCGGCGGCGCGCGTCCGGATTATGCAGGAACTGACAACGCACTACCCGTCTGATTACTGGTTTCGACTGATGATCTCTGAGGTGACACGCGAGGAGAACCGCTGCTACGAAGGGCTGCGGGTGGGTGAAGCGGCAGCACGAACCGCAACCTCGCCGATCGACTTTGCTCTGGACCTTCTGATCGCCGAGCAGATGCAGGTCGATGCCATCTTCTTTACCATGTGCGAGAAGAACCTGGATACGATTCTACAAAAGCCATACGCAATGATCGGATCAGACTCCGGCTGTCGCGGCCACGAGGGTCCGCTCAGTCACGGTCGGCCGCATCCGAGAACCTTCGGGACCTTCCCGCGGGTGCTGGGCCACTTTCTGCGAGAGCGAAAGATACTCGACCTGCCAACCGCCGTCAGGAAGATGACTTGGGAGCCATGCCGTAAGCTCGGCCTTCTGGACCGGGGGCGGCTTCAGACCGGTTGTGTAGCAGACCTCGTCCTCTTCGACTCTGCAACCGTCTCCGACACAGCAACCTACGAGGCGCCGATTCAGTATCCCATCGGCATCCATCACGTCTTCATCAACGGCGTCTCGGTGGTTGAAGCCGGAGAGCACACCCGCGCCAGACCCGGCCGCGTCGTGCGGAGGGCATGA
- a CDS encoding SIS domain-containing protein encodes MTNPAYYEAVVRLLNEIQRSQAETIDKATDLIFSSLVADGVLHIFGSGHSHSVAEEAFHRAGGLVPVNTMTEPFLSPLTSPKKSGRLERLSGLAAILLDYHDPRPKEVLIIISNAGINPVPVELALEAKTRELTVITITSLRHAQAVASRHVSGKRLFEVADLVIDNYGEAGDGALTFPGLTAKVGPTSLVAGAFIVNSIVCGVVERFIAKGLTPPIYLSANLPGGDEHNRLLEAKYKGRIKLLA; translated from the coding sequence ATGACAAATCCAGCGTACTACGAAGCCGTAGTTCGATTGCTCAACGAGATTCAGCGCAGCCAGGCGGAGACGATCGACAAAGCTACCGATCTGATCTTCTCATCACTCGTCGCCGACGGTGTGCTGCACATCTTTGGAAGTGGTCACTCCCATTCAGTGGCCGAAGAGGCGTTCCATCGCGCTGGTGGGCTGGTTCCCGTCAACACCATGACCGAGCCGTTCCTGAGCCCGCTTACGTCTCCAAAGAAGAGCGGGCGGCTGGAGCGGCTCAGCGGCCTTGCTGCGATTCTTCTCGACTACCACGATCCGCGGCCCAAGGAGGTCCTCATCATCATCTCTAATGCCGGGATCAACCCGGTCCCGGTCGAGTTGGCACTGGAAGCAAAGACACGAGAACTCACGGTTATCACTATTACGTCGCTACGCCACGCGCAAGCGGTCGCGTCTCGTCATGTAAGCGGCAAGCGCCTCTTCGAGGTGGCGGATCTCGTTATCGATAACTACGGTGAGGCCGGCGATGGCGCCCTTACCTTCCCCGGCCTTACGGCGAAGGTTGGACCGACCTCACTGGTGGCCGGGGCCTTCATCGTCAACTCGATCGTCTGCGGCGTAGTGGAGCGATTTATCGCGAAGGGGCTCACCCCACCCATCTATCTTAGCGCGAATCTGCCAGGTGGTGATGAGCACAATCGCCTACTGGAGGCGAAGTATAAAGGGCGGATCAAATTATTGGCTTAA
- a CDS encoding exosortase system-associated protein, TIGR04073 family, whose amino-acid sequence MRTMRLIVMGCALVTLVSSQVAAASAEEWAGPAAASQKAVRGLANSGLGMIVELPKTVYYGTLEDGPLYGLTVGVLEGLSWGLARTLVGVYEVVTFPFPIPEGYRPIYQPQYPFEAGKTDLAE is encoded by the coding sequence ATGAGGACAATGCGACTGATCGTGATGGGATGTGCGTTGGTGACTTTAGTAAGTAGTCAAGTGGCAGCGGCGTCTGCGGAGGAGTGGGCGGGGCCGGCAGCGGCATCTCAGAAGGCAGTTCGCGGGCTAGCGAATAGCGGGCTTGGGATGATCGTTGAACTGCCGAAAACAGTCTACTATGGCACCCTTGAGGATGGACCGCTGTACGGCCTGACGGTCGGGGTCTTGGAGGGATTGAGTTGGGGGCTGGCGCGAACTCTGGTCGGGGTCTACGAGGTAGTGACCTTCCCATTCCCGATTCCAGAAGGATATCGCCCGATCTATCAGCCCCAGTATCCGTTCGAAGCAGGCAAGACGGACCTTGCCGAGTAG
- a CDS encoding M20/M25/M40 family metallo-hydrolase produces MALTASFEGIALQDLTQVRRIDPMLRQIVEAVSEGRVRAHLEALIRPRDPYAGYTSMEAAADFIAETLRRCSLHLVEERFRCEGRWYRNVIASQPGSCRDGQVLIVAHYDTVPNSPGADDNASGVAGLLEVAGVLARYRFKHDLVFIAFALEEYGNPGSLYYVERAKACDAAIRGVFDLEMIGYLGQTQAVPPGIQAPAVGDFIGVVGNRRSEELVSLFKETAAMVVPSLPVQALVVEGNGENLPLVRQSDHTPFWEAGYPAVMITDTAFLRNPHYHLPSDTLDTLNLPFLRQVTAATAASAALLAGFA; encoded by the coding sequence TTGGCGCTGACGGCCAGTTTCGAAGGAATCGCCCTCCAAGATCTCACACAGGTAAGGCGCATCGATCCCATGCTCCGTCAAATCGTCGAAGCGGTCTCCGAAGGCAGGGTGCGTGCACATCTTGAGGCGCTTATCAGGCCAAGAGATCCATATGCCGGGTATACCAGTATGGAAGCTGCCGCGGATTTCATTGCGGAAACCCTCAGACGATGTAGTCTGCATCTCGTGGAAGAGCGCTTCAGGTGTGAGGGGCGTTGGTATCGAAATGTGATCGCTTCACAGCCGGGATCGTGCCGTGATGGGCAAGTACTGATAGTCGCCCACTACGATACTGTACCGAATAGCCCCGGCGCCGACGATAATGCAAGCGGAGTAGCCGGACTGCTCGAAGTAGCCGGCGTCTTAGCCCGTTACCGATTCAAGCACGACCTGGTCTTTATCGCTTTTGCCCTTGAAGAGTATGGAAACCCAGGCAGCCTCTACTATGTGGAGCGGGCCAAGGCGTGTGACGCCGCGATCAGGGGCGTGTTCGACCTGGAGATGATCGGCTATCTCGGCCAGACTCAGGCTGTGCCTCCAGGGATCCAGGCGCCTGCGGTGGGGGATTTTATCGGTGTCGTGGGCAATCGACGGTCTGAGGAACTCGTTTCACTCTTCAAAGAGACGGCGGCCATGGTCGTTCCCTCGCTGCCCGTACAAGCTTTAGTCGTGGAGGGAAATGGGGAAAATCTCCCGCTCGTACGCCAGAGCGATCATACACCCTTCTGGGAAGCCGGCTATCCGGCAGTGATGATTACCGATACCGCTTTCCTGCGTAACCCGCACTACCACCTGCCTAGCGATACCCTTGACACTCTTAATCTGCCTTTCCTTCGACAGGTAACCGCCGCAACTGCAGCATCGGCCGCTTTGCTTGCCGGTTTCGCCTAA
- the nagZ gene encoding beta-N-acetylhexosaminidase: protein MTLHEAIGQLFILGFEDHTPSEALETFVRDLTPGGLILFGRNLGSPEEIAALTNALQAASPTPLFFAIDQEGGKVARLQQSPFTQWPSASVVGAVDSIELTHAVASAIARELKVVGINMNMAPVLDVLSNPANPVMAGRCYGSDAHLVAQHGIAFYRGLASEDVIAVGKHFPGHGDTAVDSHLALPVVPHDVDRLSAVELAPFAAAIKAGIPALMTAHLLLPALDSERPATLSRSILTDLLREHLGFRNLVISDDLLMQGIADSTPPGEAAIRFLEAGGDLMLICQDDAAQRQAIRAVAEAVETGRLSEARVLASCNRIAVAKAQYLRRKSAASAGEIRDVVGCEAHRQLAARVVEDCEGA, encoded by the coding sequence ATGACCCTGCATGAGGCGATCGGCCAGCTTTTCATCCTTGGGTTTGAAGATCACACACCATCCGAGGCTCTTGAGACATTCGTGCGAGACCTCACCCCTGGCGGCTTGATCCTGTTTGGGCGCAACCTTGGCAGTCCGGAAGAGATCGCGGCGCTCACGAACGCACTGCAAGCAGCCTCGCCGACCCCGCTCTTTTTTGCGATTGATCAGGAGGGTGGGAAGGTGGCTCGCCTACAGCAGTCTCCCTTTACCCAATGGCCGTCCGCCTCAGTTGTTGGGGCGGTTGACTCGATCGAGCTGACCCACGCGGTGGCGTCCGCCATAGCCAGGGAGCTCAAGGTCGTGGGGATCAACATGAACATGGCCCCGGTGCTTGATGTCCTGAGCAATCCAGCAAACCCGGTCATGGCGGGTCGATGCTATGGTTCAGACGCGCACTTGGTGGCTCAGCATGGAATCGCCTTTTACCGCGGGCTCGCGTCTGAGGATGTAATTGCGGTAGGCAAGCACTTCCCCGGCCACGGCGATACGGCAGTCGACTCCCACCTGGCGCTGCCGGTCGTCCCGCACGATGTGGACCGTCTCTCGGCCGTCGAACTTGCTCCATTCGCAGCCGCGATCAAAGCTGGCATCCCGGCACTGATGACCGCGCATCTCCTGCTGCCTGCCCTGGATTCGGAACGGCCGGCTACACTTTCGCGATCCATTCTGACCGATCTGCTGCGGGAGCATTTGGGCTTTCGCAACCTGGTCATCAGTGATGATCTCTTGATGCAGGGGATTGCTGACAGTACCCCTCCCGGTGAAGCGGCCATCCGGTTCCTTGAGGCCGGAGGTGATCTCATGTTGATCTGCCAGGATGACGCGGCACAACGACAGGCGATCCGAGCCGTGGCTGAGGCGGTCGAGACCGGGCGGTTGTCCGAGGCGAGAGTGCTGGCTTCGTGTAATCGAATTGCGGTTGCCAAGGCGCAGTACCTTCGACGTAAGTCGGCAGCTTCCGCCGGGGAGATCCGCGATGTTGTAGGCTGCGAGGCCCATCGGCAGCTCGCCGCGCGCGTTGTGGAGGACTGCGAAGGGGCGTGA
- a CDS encoding Lrp/AsnC ligand binding domain-containing protein produces MVHAYVFITTSKAREQEVADTIRELEMVKFAHIVTGNVDVVAFIEAPDLSVLWDTVNHVQALPAVTRTITSLVVEPV; encoded by the coding sequence ATGGTTCACGCCTATGTCTTCATTACGACAAGTAAGGCCAGGGAGCAAGAGGTGGCGGATACGATCAGGGAACTGGAAATGGTAAAGTTTGCGCACATTGTTACCGGAAATGTCGATGTCGTTGCCTTTATCGAGGCTCCGGACCTCAGCGTCCTGTGGGATACCGTGAATCATGTTCAGGCGCTGCCTGCGGTGACACGAACGATTACCAGTTTGGTGGTCGAACCCGTATAG
- a CDS encoding bifunctional nuclease family protein: MEVLGVAAAQGGDQTAVLLRGKGEKRELTLFVGPLEAQSIAVPLQQIKPPRPLTHDLMLSLLAIFHSQLRRVIISDVKENTYYATLYLEAEGKEMTVDSRPSDAIALALRAGVPIYANHKALDGESSSRSPR; the protein is encoded by the coding sequence ATGGAGGTGCTGGGCGTGGCCGCTGCCCAGGGAGGCGACCAGACCGCTGTCCTTCTTCGCGGCAAAGGAGAGAAGCGCGAACTCACACTCTTCGTCGGCCCTCTTGAGGCCCAAAGCATCGCTGTTCCTCTACAACAGATCAAACCTCCCCGACCCTTGACCCACGACCTCATGCTTTCCCTCCTGGCAATCTTTCACTCTCAGTTGAGGCGGGTCATTATTAGCGACGTGAAGGAAAATACCTATTACGCTACTCTCTATCTCGAGGCTGAGGGCAAAGAGATGACGGTCGATAGCCGACCCAGTGATGCTATCGCCCTCGCGCTGCGAGCCGGTGTTCCGATCTACGCCAATCACAAGGCGCTGGATGGAGAGAGCTCCAGCCGGTCACCCCGGTAA
- a CDS encoding anhydro-N-acetylmuramic acid kinase, which produces MKIIGLMSGTSADGIDAAILEIIPSKGLPKLRLLRFAVFPFPNGLRDRILRVADAGSGVTSEICRLNVLLGELFAKAAISVTRRADVAMRDVALIGSHGQTIAHLPDPKAEYGVPIRSTLQIGEPSIIAERTGITTVADFRPRDLAADGEGAPLTPYLHALLFRHPHRSRIVLNLGGIANLTFLPKGRGLRGVLAFDTGPGNVLIDGLVARLTGGAMSIDLDGRIAASGEVEPRLLRWLMAHPYFRRKPPKSTGREEFGPTLIDALLQRAAARNVAEEDLVATVTAFTARSVALHVRRDLPRNTALVELITCGGGASNPMLIKQLQEALPEGRLLFADEAGFPGRAIEASAFALLAYLTANSLPGNLPRITGATHSVILGKIIPGKGFRGIR; this is translated from the coding sequence ATGAAAATCATTGGGCTCATGTCGGGGACATCGGCAGATGGGATTGATGCCGCCATTCTGGAGATCATTCCAAGTAAGGGGCTTCCGAAGCTCCGACTCCTGCGCTTTGCGGTATTTCCTTTTCCAAACGGGCTCAGAGACCGGATTTTGCGAGTGGCAGACGCTGGATCGGGCGTCACCTCTGAGATCTGTCGTTTGAATGTCCTGCTTGGTGAGCTCTTCGCAAAAGCGGCGATCTCGGTGACCCGGCGTGCCGACGTCGCGATGCGGGATGTGGCGCTTATCGGTTCGCACGGGCAGACCATCGCTCACCTCCCCGACCCAAAGGCTGAGTACGGGGTGCCGATTCGCTCCACACTGCAGATCGGGGAGCCATCGATCATCGCTGAGCGGACTGGCATCACGACTGTGGCCGACTTCCGCCCCCGGGACCTGGCTGCGGACGGAGAGGGCGCGCCGCTCACCCCCTACCTGCATGCGTTGCTCTTCCGTCATCCCCACCGAAGCCGAATCGTCCTGAACCTGGGTGGGATCGCCAACCTTACCTTCCTGCCGAAGGGCCGTGGCCTGCGCGGTGTGTTGGCGTTTGACACGGGGCCCGGTAATGTCTTAATCGATGGCCTCGTGGCGCGATTGACCGGCGGCGCGATGAGCATTGACCTGGATGGCCGGATCGCCGCCTCTGGAGAGGTAGAGCCTCGTCTGCTGCGATGGCTCATGGCTCATCCCTACTTTCGTCGCAAGCCACCCAAAAGCACGGGGCGGGAAGAGTTTGGTCCAACCCTGATCGACGCCCTGCTCCAACGCGCGGCAGCCCGTAACGTGGCAGAGGAGGACCTGGTGGCAACCGTCACAGCCTTTACGGCCCGGTCGGTGGCACTCCACGTTCGACGCGACCTTCCACGCAATACTGCCTTGGTAGAACTGATCACCTGTGGCGGCGGAGCCAGCAACCCGATGCTCATCAAACAGCTTCAGGAGGCGCTGCCTGAAGGCCGTCTCCTTTTCGCCGATGAGGCGGGCTTTCCAGGGCGAGCCATCGAGGCCTCCGCCTTTGCCCTGTTGGCCTACCTCACCGCCAACAGCCTACCAGGTAATCTGCCCCGCATCACCGGCGCGACCCATAGCGTGATCCTGGGCAAGATCATTCCGGGAAAGGGGTTTCGAGGGATACGATGA
- a CDS encoding methyltransferase domain-containing protein, translated as MVALDYKQITRAYAILSPMYDLLFDKIFHPGRVAAIPLLGIKPNDLVLEVGIGTGLNLPLYPQDCHLVGIDLSTEMLSKAREKVREYGMNNVTIKEMDASKLEFPDEHFDHVLATYVISAVPEPVQVLREIKRVCKKKGHIVILNHFKSENPVVGTLEELVAPLCTRLGFKTDLKLMPVLREARLTPEQLHRVNLLNGWRLVRCLNE; from the coding sequence ATGGTTGCCTTGGATTATAAGCAGATCACGCGTGCCTATGCCATCTTGTCCCCCATGTACGACCTTCTGTTCGACAAGATCTTTCATCCAGGACGGGTCGCGGCGATACCGCTTCTTGGGATCAAACCAAACGACCTTGTCCTTGAGGTGGGGATCGGTACAGGATTAAACCTTCCACTCTACCCACAGGATTGTCACCTTGTTGGAATTGATCTCTCTACGGAGATGCTGAGTAAGGCCAGAGAGAAGGTACGAGAATATGGGATGAACAACGTGACCATTAAAGAGATGGACGCGTCGAAATTAGAGTTCCCTGACGAACACTTCGACCATGTGCTGGCCACGTACGTCATCAGCGCCGTTCCGGAACCGGTTCAGGTTCTCCGAGAGATTAAGCGAGTGTGCAAAAAGAAAGGACATATCGTCATCCTGAATCACTTCAAGAGCGAGAACCCGGTGGTCGGCACCCTGGAAGAGCTGGTCGCCCCACTGTGTACGCGGCTCGGATTTAAGACCGACCTGAAGCTGATGCCGGTCCTGAGGGAAGCCCGCCTCACCCCCGAGCAGTTGCATCGTGTCAACCTCCTGAACGGCTGGCGCCTCGTTCGCTGTCTGAATGAATAA
- a CDS encoding gamma-glutamyl-gamma-aminobutyrate hydrolase family protein, whose product MRPRIGITSWHYRDDDERWEAVLEDYSRAVFDAGGLPLILPIPRIESALVDAYLEAIDGLILTGGADIHPSFYGQIVLEQCGEIDEERDRFEVELIHAARSRDLPLLGICRGLQVINVALGGSLYQDLSYRQETDSIHQSLRERRGELVHEVAIVESSRLADILGIRKLDVTSTHHQIICNLAPGLTINAVAPDGVIEGIEDAGRFLLAVHWHPERMITRHPEQLELFQALVEEAARSPRFKVQGS is encoded by the coding sequence ATGCGACCGAGAATCGGAATCACAAGCTGGCATTACCGGGATGACGACGAGCGGTGGGAGGCGGTGCTGGAAGATTATTCTCGCGCCGTCTTTGACGCCGGCGGCTTACCGCTGATCCTGCCGATCCCCCGCATAGAATCCGCTCTGGTTGACGCATACCTGGAGGCAATTGATGGGCTCATCCTGACCGGAGGAGCAGACATTCACCCATCCTTCTACGGGCAGATCGTCCTCGAACAGTGCGGTGAGATCGACGAAGAACGAGATCGCTTTGAAGTGGAATTGATTCATGCGGCTCGCAGTCGCGACCTGCCGCTGTTAGGGATCTGCCGCGGGCTTCAGGTCATCAATGTCGCTCTAGGCGGTAGCCTCTATCAGGATCTCTCCTACCGGCAAGAGACCGACTCGATCCATCAGAGCCTTCGCGAGCGACGCGGAGAGTTGGTTCACGAGGTAGCGATTGTGGAAAGCTCTCGTCTCGCCGACATTCTCGGCATTCGAAAGTTAGACGTAACCAGCACCCACCACCAAATCATCTGCAATCTGGCGCCCGGCCTCACAATCAACGCGGTCGCTCCCGACGGAGTCATCGAGGGAATTGAGGATGCTGGACGCTTTCTCCTCGCCGTTCACTGGCACCCCGAGCGGATGATTACCCGTCACCCCGAGCAGCTCGAGCTCTTTCAAGCTCTCGTTGAGGAAGCTGCAAGAAGTCCAAGGTTCAAAGTTCAAGGTTCTTAG
- a CDS encoding M20 family metallopeptidase, whose product MLFKDEVVTSVDRLSSTLFATSRFLHLHPELAYEEWESARYLTSVLKAHGFEVIERVGGLPTAFVAKAGVDHPSVTIAFLAEYDALPSLGHACGHNLIASSSIGAAMALLPFLAALRGQVQVIGCPAEEKGGGKIALVKAGLFANVDAALLVHPSNRTELFKGALAMRALQVEFFGKASHAAAAPHLGINALDAMILTFTNLNALRQQLRQDARIHGIITDGGRAPNIIPDYAAARFCIRALDLEYLHALHRRVLACFEAAAHATGATVAIHQEGEEYHPMKCNRALGALFQANLEALGERVEHTPEDQELGSTDVGNVSQVVPTIHPTIALTDRSEVVCHSAAFAEVAGGAAGDRAVLTAAKALAMTAADLFNCPEALQAIQQEFDQV is encoded by the coding sequence ATGCTATTCAAAGACGAGGTTGTCACATCCGTCGATCGACTATCGAGTACGCTGTTCGCCACCAGCCGTTTCCTTCACCTGCATCCGGAGTTGGCCTATGAAGAGTGGGAGTCGGCGCGATACCTGACCTCAGTCCTCAAGGCGCATGGCTTTGAGGTGATCGAGCGTGTTGGCGGGCTGCCAACGGCCTTTGTCGCTAAGGCGGGTGTCGATCACCCATCAGTAACTATCGCCTTTCTTGCCGAATACGACGCGCTGCCCTCGCTTGGCCATGCCTGCGGCCACAACCTGATCGCCTCCAGTTCCATCGGCGCCGCCATGGCCTTACTGCCGTTTCTGGCCGCACTCAGGGGGCAGGTACAGGTGATCGGCTGTCCCGCCGAAGAGAAAGGCGGCGGCAAGATTGCCTTGGTGAAGGCGGGCCTGTTTGCCAACGTCGACGCCGCACTCCTGGTTCACCCCAGCAACCGCACTGAGCTCTTTAAGGGCGCTCTGGCGATGCGGGCGCTCCAGGTTGAATTCTTCGGGAAAGCAAGCCACGCCGCGGCGGCTCCCCATCTCGGTATCAACGCCCTCGATGCAATGATACTCACCTTCACAAACCTCAATGCGCTTCGCCAACAGCTCCGGCAAGACGCCAGGATCCATGGGATCATTACCGACGGCGGTCGGGCACCCAACATCATCCCGGACTATGCCGCCGCCAGGTTTTGCATTCGAGCGCTGGACCTTGAGTACCTGCATGCCCTGCATCGTCGAGTCCTCGCCTGCTTCGAGGCTGCCGCTCACGCCACAGGAGCAACAGTTGCGATTCACCAGGAAGGTGAAGAGTATCACCCAATGAAGTGCAACCGAGCGCTTGGCGCCCTCTTCCAGGCGAATCTGGAAGCGCTAGGTGAACGAGTGGAGCACACACCAGAGGATCAAGAACTGGGCTCCACCGATGTGGGTAATGTCAGTCAGGTGGTTCCCACGATCCATCCCACCATCGCCCTGACCGATCGATCTGAAGTAGTCTGCCATTCTGCCGCCTTCGCCGAGGTCGCCGGTGGAGCCGCCGGCGACCGCGCCGTGCTCACCGCTGCCAAGGCGCTGGCCATGACCGCAGCGGACCTGTTCAATTGTCCGGAAGCTCTCCAGGCAATCCAACAAGAATTCGACCAGGTGTAA